One Leifsonia shinshuensis DNA window includes the following coding sequences:
- a CDS encoding thiamine pyrophosphate-dependent enzyme: protein MTSTILEPVLGASIGGAGADVAALLRRLYRTMATVRRLDREAVALRGHGVLPGYVDSRGREAMQVGAALALQASRDRAFPTGHEPGMAIALGADPTVVLRSGRGLDSAEGPVTHAVGWALCAKLDRTGGCALVPLGAGAGSATELRTAVTTARTSALPVVFLSSSGRTEGAGMPVLLVDGADALAVHDATVKALELARSGAGPVLIDAVLPAPAAWPARDPLVLCEQRLRTTRTVDDGYFAEVADTADAVADRLRARLTVGA from the coding sequence ATGACCTCCACGATCCTCGAGCCGGTTCTCGGCGCGTCGATCGGCGGAGCGGGCGCCGACGTCGCCGCACTGCTCCGCCGGCTGTACCGGACCATGGCGACGGTCCGGCGTCTCGACCGCGAGGCCGTCGCCCTGCGCGGCCACGGCGTCCTCCCCGGATACGTCGACTCCCGCGGCCGCGAGGCGATGCAGGTGGGCGCCGCGCTCGCACTGCAGGCCTCGCGCGACCGCGCGTTCCCGACCGGCCACGAGCCGGGGATGGCGATCGCGCTCGGCGCGGATCCGACGGTCGTGCTGCGCTCGGGGCGCGGCCTGGACTCCGCCGAGGGACCGGTGACTCACGCCGTCGGCTGGGCGCTCTGCGCGAAGCTCGACCGCACCGGGGGCTGTGCCCTCGTCCCGCTCGGCGCCGGCGCCGGATCGGCGACGGAGCTGCGCACCGCGGTGACCACCGCGCGGACCTCCGCCCTCCCCGTCGTGTTCCTCTCCAGCTCGGGCCGCACCGAAGGGGCCGGGATGCCGGTCCTGCTGGTCGACGGCGCCGACGCCCTCGCCGTCCATGACGCCACCGTGAAGGCGCTCGAACTCGCGCGGTCGGGCGCGGGGCCCGTCCTCATCGACGCCGTCCTCCCCGCCCCGGCCGCGTGGCCCGCGCGCGACCCGCTCGTGCTCTGCGAGCAGCGGTTGCGGACGACCCGGACGGTGGACGACGGGTACTTCGCAGAGGTCGCCGACACCGCGGACGCCGTCGCCGACCGGCTGCGCGCCCGGCTCACCGTCGGAGCCTGA
- a CDS encoding thiolase family protein: MATEAVIVDVVRTPSGRGKPGGELSDIHPADLLAGVLAEIVHRNGVDPALVDDVIAGCVTQAGEQAGNIARTALLSAGFPESVPGVTIDRQCGSSQQAAAFAAQGVIAGAYDMVIACGVESMSRAPMGSNLGGASLGGELLHARYPEGLVNQGVAAELIADRWGFSREELDAFAAESHRRAAEVAASGAFESELVPVPTPDSGSVTADETIRPGTTAEKLAALSPSFRTDRLAERFPQLDWRITPGNSSPLTDGASAALIMSAEAAARLGLRPRARFHSFAVAGSDPLFMLTGILPATRKLLDRSGVTLDDIAAYEVNEAFAPVPLLWLREFGADPARLNPRGGAIALGHALGSSGTRLLGTLLNELEATGGRFGLQTMCEGGGTANATLIERL; this comes from the coding sequence ATGGCCACCGAAGCCGTCATCGTCGATGTCGTCCGCACCCCCTCCGGGCGCGGCAAACCGGGCGGCGAGCTGTCCGACATCCATCCCGCCGACCTCCTCGCCGGAGTGCTGGCCGAGATCGTGCACCGCAACGGGGTCGATCCCGCGCTCGTGGACGACGTCATCGCCGGCTGCGTGACGCAGGCGGGGGAGCAGGCCGGCAACATCGCGCGCACGGCGCTGCTGAGCGCCGGCTTCCCGGAGAGCGTGCCCGGCGTCACGATCGACCGGCAGTGCGGCTCCAGCCAGCAGGCCGCCGCGTTCGCCGCGCAGGGCGTGATCGCCGGCGCCTACGACATGGTGATCGCCTGCGGCGTCGAGTCGATGAGCCGCGCTCCGATGGGCTCCAACCTGGGCGGCGCCTCGCTCGGCGGCGAACTTCTGCACGCACGGTACCCGGAGGGCCTGGTCAACCAGGGCGTCGCCGCGGAGCTGATCGCCGACCGCTGGGGCTTCTCCCGCGAGGAGCTGGACGCCTTCGCCGCGGAGTCGCACCGCCGCGCGGCCGAGGTGGCGGCCTCCGGGGCGTTCGAGAGCGAGCTCGTGCCGGTGCCGACGCCGGACAGCGGGAGCGTCACGGCGGACGAGACCATCCGGCCGGGGACGACCGCCGAGAAGCTGGCCGCGCTGTCGCCGTCGTTCCGCACTGACCGGCTGGCCGAGCGCTTCCCGCAGCTGGACTGGCGGATCACGCCGGGCAACTCGTCGCCGCTGACCGATGGCGCTTCCGCGGCCCTGATCATGAGCGCGGAGGCCGCGGCGCGGCTGGGGCTGCGGCCGCGGGCGCGCTTCCACTCGTTCGCCGTGGCCGGCAGCGACCCGCTGTTCATGCTCACCGGCATCCTCCCTGCGACCCGCAAGCTGCTCGACCGCAGCGGGGTGACGCTGGACGACATCGCGGCGTACGAGGTCAACGAGGCCTTCGCTCCGGTGCCGCTGCTGTGGCTGCGCGAGTTCGGCGCCGACCCGGCTCGGCTGAACCCGCGCGGCGGCGCGATCGCGCTGGGCCACGCGCTCGGCTCGTCCGGCACGCGCCTGCTCGGCACCCTGCTCAACGAGCTGGAGGCCACCGGCGGCCGGTTCGGCCTGCAGACCATGTGCGAGGGCGGCGGCACCGCCAACGCGACCCTGATCGAACGCCTCTGA
- a CDS encoding NAD-dependent succinate-semialdehyde dehydrogenase, which translates to MDEKTLLERVPDRLFIGGEWLPGSNGTLKVYDPATGDLIREIADASVEDGTRALDAAVAAADDWAATPPRTRGEILRRAFDLLQERRDEFALLMTLEMGKPLAESNGEVTYGGEFLRWFSEEAVRIAGRYATNPEGTGRMIVSQHPVGPCFLITPWNFPLAMATRKIAPALAAGCTVVVKPAELTPLTTLYFARLLEDAGLPAGVLNVITTSTSGKVSAPIIADARLRKLSFTGSTEVGRRLLQQASENVLRTSMELGGNAPFVVFDDADLDRAVDGAMLAKFRNIGEACTAANRFIVHEDVADEFARRVTERVKAMKVGRGTEDGVTIGPLINADAVDKAAELLEDAVSRGASVLAGGSRVSGPGTFFEPTVVTDVRAGSEILRQEIFGPVLSIVRFRDEDEAVRIANDTEFGLVSYVFTKDLARGQRMIERLQTGMMGLNVGVVSNAAAPFGGVKQSGIGREGGLEGIHEYLSTKYTLTPDPFSV; encoded by the coding sequence ATGGACGAGAAGACCCTGCTGGAGCGCGTGCCCGACCGCCTGTTCATCGGCGGCGAGTGGCTACCGGGCTCGAACGGCACCCTCAAGGTCTACGACCCGGCGACCGGCGACCTCATCCGCGAGATCGCCGACGCGTCGGTGGAGGACGGGACGCGCGCGCTGGACGCCGCGGTGGCCGCCGCCGACGACTGGGCCGCCACGCCGCCGCGCACCCGCGGCGAGATCCTGCGCCGCGCCTTCGACCTGCTGCAGGAGCGCCGCGACGAGTTCGCCCTCCTGATGACCCTGGAGATGGGCAAGCCGCTGGCGGAGTCCAACGGGGAGGTCACCTACGGCGGCGAGTTCCTGCGCTGGTTCTCCGAGGAGGCCGTCCGCATCGCCGGCCGCTACGCGACCAATCCCGAGGGCACCGGCCGCATGATCGTGTCGCAGCACCCGGTCGGCCCCTGCTTCCTGATCACGCCGTGGAACTTCCCGCTCGCCATGGCGACCAGGAAGATCGCCCCGGCGCTCGCCGCGGGCTGCACGGTCGTCGTGAAGCCGGCCGAGCTGACCCCGCTGACCACGCTGTACTTCGCCCGCCTCCTGGAGGACGCCGGCCTCCCCGCGGGCGTGCTCAACGTCATCACGACCTCCACCTCGGGGAAGGTGTCGGCGCCGATCATCGCCGACGCGCGCCTCCGCAAGCTGTCGTTCACCGGTTCGACGGAGGTCGGCCGCAGGCTGCTGCAGCAGGCGTCCGAGAACGTCCTGCGTACGTCCATGGAGCTCGGCGGCAACGCCCCGTTCGTCGTGTTCGACGACGCCGACCTCGACCGGGCGGTGGACGGCGCGATGCTCGCGAAGTTCCGCAACATCGGGGAGGCCTGCACAGCCGCCAACCGGTTCATCGTGCACGAGGACGTCGCCGACGAGTTCGCGCGCCGCGTGACCGAGCGCGTCAAGGCCATGAAGGTCGGCCGCGGCACCGAGGACGGCGTCACGATCGGCCCGCTGATCAACGCGGACGCCGTGGACAAGGCCGCCGAGCTGCTGGAGGACGCCGTCTCACGCGGAGCCTCGGTGCTCGCGGGCGGGTCGCGGGTCTCCGGCCCCGGCACGTTCTTCGAGCCGACGGTCGTCACCGACGTGCGCGCCGGGAGCGAGATCCTCCGGCAGGAGATCTTCGGCCCCGTGCTCTCGATCGTGCGCTTCCGCGACGAGGACGAGGCCGTGCGGATCGCCAACGACACCGAGTTCGGGCTCGTCTCCTACGTCTTCACGAAGGACCTCGCGCGCGGGCAGCGGATGATCGAGCGGCTGCAGACCGGCATGATGGGCCTCAACGTCGGCGTCGTCTCCAACGCCGCCGCGCCGTTCGGCGGGGTGAAGCAGTCGGGGATCGGCCGCGAGGGAGGCCTGGAGGGCATCCACGAGTACCTCAGCACCAAGTACACCCTGACGCCCGACCCGTTCAGCGTCTGA
- a CDS encoding TetR/AcrR family transcriptional regulator, translating into MTVEIGTAEGELGLRERKRIATRRAIQLAALELASERGFDHVTVDEISHAANVSPRTFFNYFPSKESAIIGELPELPDEESIERFIEAGPAEPILDGMGRLLIAAIETGGLDGDLDGAHAGENAASAKELHALRRALLKGNPELFAQRMASMHKFEDALSAVVQRRLAHDEPELAGDEEVLHQRARLVTYVAFAGMRHAWSCWADHGGVEPLADRLRSSFAQLQALGGQLS; encoded by the coding sequence GTGACTGTAGAGATCGGGACCGCGGAGGGCGAGCTGGGCCTCCGCGAGCGCAAGCGCATCGCGACGAGACGCGCGATCCAGCTCGCCGCGCTCGAGCTCGCCAGCGAGCGGGGCTTCGACCATGTCACGGTCGACGAGATCAGCCACGCGGCGAACGTCTCGCCGCGCACGTTCTTCAACTACTTCCCGTCCAAGGAGTCCGCGATCATCGGCGAGCTCCCGGAGCTCCCGGACGAGGAGAGCATCGAGCGCTTCATCGAGGCCGGACCGGCCGAGCCGATCCTGGACGGGATGGGCAGGCTCCTGATCGCCGCGATCGAAACGGGAGGCCTCGACGGCGACCTGGACGGCGCCCACGCCGGCGAGAACGCGGCCAGCGCGAAGGAGCTGCACGCCCTCCGCCGCGCGCTCCTGAAGGGCAACCCGGAGCTGTTCGCGCAGCGGATGGCGAGCATGCACAAGTTCGAGGACGCCCTGAGCGCCGTCGTGCAGCGCCGCCTGGCGCACGACGAGCCAGAGCTCGCCGGCGACGAGGAGGTCCTGCACCAGCGGGCGCGCCTCGTCACCTACGTGGCGTTCGCCGGCATGCGGCACGCCTGGTCGTGCTGGGCCGACCACGGCGGCGTCGAGCCGCTCGCGGACCGCCTCCGCAGCTCGTTCGCGCAGCTCCAGGCCCTCGGCGGCCAGCTCAGCTGA
- a CDS encoding Lrp/AsnC family transcriptional regulator yields MIDRLDADLIALLTEEPRLGVFEASRRLGVARGTVQARLDRLQRTGVIKDFAPTIDSLRLGFPVTAFVTAEIAQSDLSVVDHLRGIPEVLEVHTVTGAGDLLIRVVARSNADLQRVISGILSEPGISRTSTVIALETTIEHRSVPLVESAVEE; encoded by the coding sequence ATGATCGACAGGCTCGACGCCGACCTCATCGCCCTGCTCACGGAGGAGCCCCGGCTCGGGGTGTTCGAGGCGTCGAGGCGGCTCGGGGTCGCGCGCGGCACGGTGCAGGCCCGGCTCGACCGGCTGCAGCGCACCGGCGTGATCAAGGACTTCGCCCCGACCATCGACAGCCTCCGGCTCGGCTTCCCGGTGACGGCGTTCGTCACCGCGGAGATCGCCCAGAGCGACCTCTCCGTGGTGGACCACCTGCGCGGCATCCCCGAGGTGCTGGAGGTGCACACCGTGACCGGCGCCGGCGACCTGCTGATCCGGGTGGTCGCGCGGTCGAACGCCGACCTGCAGCGGGTGATCAGCGGCATCCTGAGCGAGCCGGGCATCAGCCGCACCTCCACGGTGATCGCCCTGGAGACCACGATCGAGCACCGCAGCGTACCCCTGGTGGAGTCCGCGGTGGAGGAGTGA
- a CDS encoding MMPL family transporter, which yields MSGKPSVWLRVVVPAALILVWLVLAGLGGPTFGKLSGVSSNDQAAFLPASAESTEVQDWQKRFTDSQAVPAIVVVQSGSTIPQSDLASFAALGAKLGAVKGVQAPESGQSTSVAGPIPSQDGRAVEFIVPVSDTNNVKTVVADLRSVLKSELPSGTQGWVTGPAGLTADLVNAFGGIDGILLFVAVGAVFVILLLVYRALLLPFLVLLTSVFALCAAILVVYFFALWGWINLSGQSQGILSILVIGAATDYSLLLVARYREALEANESRWTAIVKAWRAAFEPILASGATVILALLCLLFSDLNSNKSLGPIAAIGIVFSLLSALTLLPTLLAVFGRAAFWPFRPKYAGGEHAHAHAHENTERVDGLEGIRGVWRRVGLLIAHRPRVTWIVSFVVLVACAFGLTGLKANGVEQTALVLSQSDAADGQKILAKHFDAGSGAPVLIVAKEADGDAVLAAAKKNDGISSATLYAGNVRPAQAGPGAAQSAPPPVVKDGRVLIQATLKAQPDSSAAEQVVRDLRRDLPAAGSGVLVGGVTAIALDTNDTAQSDLLRIIPIVLLVILLVLMLLLRSILAPVLLIGSVVLSYAAALGVSALVFDHLFRFPGADASVPLFGFVFLVALGVDYNIFLMTRVREESLRLGTRPGILRGLGMTGSVITSAGVVLAATFAALAVIPILFLVQIAFIVAFGVLLDTVLVRSLLVPALSYDVGRAIWWPSKLWRSPADPGNRQAVQR from the coding sequence ATGTCGGGGAAGCCGTCGGTGTGGCTGCGGGTGGTGGTGCCGGCGGCGCTCATCCTGGTCTGGCTCGTTCTGGCCGGCCTCGGCGGCCCAACCTTCGGCAAGCTCTCCGGGGTCTCCAGCAACGACCAGGCCGCGTTCCTGCCGGCCAGCGCCGAGTCGACCGAGGTGCAGGACTGGCAGAAGCGGTTCACGGACTCGCAGGCGGTGCCCGCGATCGTGGTCGTCCAGTCCGGGTCGACGATCCCGCAGAGCGACCTCGCCTCGTTCGCGGCGCTGGGCGCGAAGCTCGGCGCAGTGAAGGGCGTGCAGGCTCCGGAGTCCGGGCAGAGCACCAGCGTCGCCGGGCCGATCCCCTCGCAGGACGGTCGCGCCGTCGAGTTCATCGTCCCGGTCAGCGACACCAACAATGTGAAGACGGTCGTCGCCGACCTCCGGAGTGTGCTGAAGAGCGAGCTGCCCTCCGGGACCCAGGGCTGGGTCACCGGCCCGGCCGGCCTCACCGCCGACCTGGTCAACGCGTTCGGCGGGATCGACGGCATCCTGCTCTTCGTGGCCGTGGGCGCGGTCTTCGTGATCCTGCTGCTGGTGTACCGCGCGCTCCTGCTGCCGTTCCTGGTGCTGCTCACCTCGGTGTTCGCACTCTGCGCGGCGATCCTGGTCGTCTACTTCTTCGCGCTCTGGGGCTGGATCAACCTCAGCGGCCAGAGCCAGGGCATCCTGTCGATCCTGGTGATCGGCGCGGCCACCGACTACTCGCTGCTACTCGTCGCCCGCTACCGGGAGGCGCTGGAGGCGAACGAGTCGCGCTGGACGGCCATCGTGAAGGCGTGGCGGGCGGCGTTCGAGCCGATCCTGGCCTCCGGGGCGACGGTCATCCTCGCGCTGCTGTGCCTGCTGTTCTCCGACCTCAACTCGAACAAGAGCCTCGGGCCCATCGCCGCGATCGGTATCGTCTTCTCGCTGCTGTCGGCGCTGACGCTGCTGCCGACCCTGCTCGCGGTGTTCGGGCGGGCGGCGTTCTGGCCGTTCCGGCCGAAGTACGCGGGCGGGGAGCACGCGCATGCCCATGCGCACGAGAACACAGAGCGCGTCGACGGGCTGGAGGGGATCCGCGGCGTGTGGCGGCGCGTCGGCCTCCTCATCGCGCATCGGCCGCGGGTGACCTGGATCGTGTCGTTCGTGGTCCTCGTCGCGTGCGCGTTCGGGTTGACAGGTCTGAAGGCCAACGGGGTCGAGCAGACTGCACTGGTGCTCTCGCAGTCGGACGCGGCCGACGGGCAGAAGATCCTCGCGAAGCACTTCGACGCCGGGTCGGGCGCTCCGGTGCTGATCGTGGCGAAGGAGGCCGACGGGGACGCCGTGCTGGCCGCCGCGAAGAAGAACGACGGGATCTCGTCCGCGACGCTGTACGCGGGGAACGTGCGGCCCGCCCAGGCCGGTCCCGGTGCGGCCCAGAGCGCGCCGCCGCCGGTGGTGAAGGACGGCCGGGTGCTCATCCAGGCGACCCTGAAGGCGCAGCCCGACTCGTCAGCGGCCGAGCAGGTGGTCCGGGACTTGCGCCGCGACCTCCCGGCCGCCGGCTCCGGCGTCCTGGTCGGCGGGGTCACCGCGATCGCGCTCGACACCAACGACACCGCCCAGAGCGACCTTCTGCGGATCATCCCGATCGTGCTGCTGGTCATCCTGCTGGTGCTCATGCTGCTGCTGCGCTCGATCCTGGCGCCGGTGCTGCTGATCGGCAGCGTCGTGCTGTCGTACGCGGCGGCGCTCGGCGTCTCCGCGCTCGTCTTCGACCACCTGTTCCGGTTCCCCGGCGCGGACGCGAGCGTCCCGCTGTTCGGCTTCGTCTTCCTGGTCGCGCTCGGCGTGGACTACAACATCTTCCTGATGACGCGCGTGCGGGAGGAGTCCCTGCGGCTCGGCACCCGGCCGGGCATCCTGCGGGGGCTCGGGATGACCGGCAGCGTCATCACCTCGGCCGGCGTCGTGCTCGCGGCGACGTTCGCGGCGCTCGCGGTCATCCCGATCCTGTTCCTCGTGCAGATCGCGTTCATCGTCGCGTTCGGGGTGCTTCTCGACACCGTGCTGGTGCGCTCGCTGCTCGTCCCCGCTCTGTCGTACGACGTGGGGCGCGCGATCTGGTGGCCGTCGAAGCTGTGGCGTTCACCCGCCGATCCGGGCAACAGGCAGGCTGTACAGCGGTAG
- a CDS encoding 3-hydroxyacyl-CoA dehydrogenase, with translation MQIDGCSALVTGGASGLGNATARALTEAGARVVILDLPSSEGEKAAVALGPHARFVAADVTDEEQVQAAVDAASSLGPLRVVVNCAGIATAQKVIGRDGVLPLESFERVIRVNLIGTFNVVRLAAVAMAETEPVGEERGVIVNTASVAAFDGQIGQPAYSASKGGVAAMTLPLAREFARSLIRVVTIAPGIFETPMMAGLPQAAQDSLAAQVPHPSRLGRPAEYAQLVRSIVENPMLNGETIRLDGAIRMQPK, from the coding sequence ATGCAGATCGACGGATGCTCGGCGCTCGTCACCGGCGGCGCCAGTGGACTCGGCAACGCCACCGCCCGCGCCCTCACGGAGGCCGGCGCGCGCGTCGTGATCCTGGACCTGCCCAGCTCGGAAGGCGAGAAGGCCGCCGTCGCGCTCGGCCCGCACGCCCGGTTCGTCGCCGCCGACGTCACGGACGAGGAGCAGGTGCAGGCCGCCGTGGACGCCGCGAGCTCCCTCGGCCCGCTGCGCGTCGTGGTCAACTGCGCCGGGATCGCGACCGCTCAGAAGGTCATCGGCCGCGACGGCGTCCTCCCGCTGGAGAGCTTCGAGCGCGTCATCCGGGTCAACCTGATCGGCACGTTCAACGTGGTGCGCCTCGCCGCGGTCGCGATGGCGGAGACGGAGCCGGTCGGCGAAGAGCGCGGCGTCATCGTCAACACCGCCTCCGTCGCCGCGTTCGACGGCCAGATCGGCCAGCCGGCCTACTCCGCGTCGAAGGGCGGCGTCGCCGCGATGACACTGCCGCTCGCCCGCGAGTTCGCCCGCAGCCTCATCCGCGTGGTCACCATCGCCCCCGGCATCTTCGAGACGCCGATGATGGCCGGCCTCCCGCAGGCCGCCCAGGACTCGCTCGCCGCGCAGGTGCCGCACCCCTCCCGCCTCGGCCGTCCCGCGGAGTACGCCCAGCTCGTGCGCTCCATCGTGGAGAACCCGATGCTCAACGGCGAGACCATCCGCCTCGACGGAGCGATTCGGATGCAGCCGAAGTAA
- a CDS encoding D-alanyl-D-alanine carboxypeptidase/D-alanyl-D-alanine-endopeptidase yields the protein MREPDQRDSGVPDSTESDSTNTPTTVLHTGDSSATSEPGSGATPGGRRSARDARAGGALSGAAAGVLSAIRSHPTAWIAAGAAAAFVILGAGSVALGATVGAAPAGAAAAAPPTHSATPTPTPTPTPTADPTRPVPAAQPAASRIRTCSVASLAQDGRLGNLEAQVVNAKTGQVLFDRNGGKPGPTASVLKTLTSAAALATLGPDYRVQTTVVAGSVPGQVVIVGGGDVTLSRLPGGQGAFYTNAPSIQDLATQTKQALGGQPVTSIVVDTSLFGGPMWQPSWDEHEERVVEGSTPYMSALMVDGDRDNPGAVESPRSTDPTGRAVQYFQQYLGTNVPVTSGSAPAGARQLAAVQSQPVTTLIDQAMTYSDNTIMEELARLVAIKTGAGNTFDAENAGVLAGLKGYGIDTTGIHIADGSGLSADNAVPPSYLTQLFIKVLNRQNGLGVVYDGLPVSGRTGTLGPGYSRFTGANSVADGSVHAKTGWINNGYTLSGIIDAADGTQLTFAVYALGPVSDNAKQAIDTLTTGFYKCGDNLTNG from the coding sequence ATGCGCGAACCGGACCAGCGCGACTCCGGTGTGCCCGACAGCACCGAGTCTGATTCGACGAACACCCCGACAACTGTTCTCCACACCGGGGACTCCTCTGCGACGAGCGAGCCCGGGAGCGGAGCGACCCCTGGAGGCCGTCGTTCGGCGCGTGACGCGCGCGCAGGCGGCGCACTCTCCGGAGCGGCGGCGGGCGTGCTGTCCGCCATCCGCTCGCACCCGACGGCGTGGATCGCCGCCGGCGCCGCCGCGGCGTTCGTGATCCTCGGCGCCGGGAGCGTCGCGCTCGGCGCGACCGTCGGCGCGGCGCCCGCCGGTGCCGCCGCCGCTGCGCCCCCGACGCACTCCGCGACTCCCACGCCCACCCCGACTCCGACGCCCACCGCCGACCCGACGCGGCCCGTGCCCGCGGCGCAGCCGGCCGCGAGCCGCATCCGCACCTGCTCGGTGGCCTCCCTCGCCCAGGACGGCCGGCTCGGCAACCTGGAGGCGCAGGTCGTCAACGCGAAGACCGGCCAGGTGCTCTTCGACCGCAACGGCGGCAAGCCCGGCCCGACCGCGTCCGTGCTCAAGACCTTGACCTCGGCCGCCGCACTCGCGACGCTCGGCCCGGACTACCGCGTGCAGACCACGGTCGTCGCCGGCAGCGTCCCCGGCCAGGTCGTCATCGTCGGCGGCGGCGACGTCACCCTGTCGCGGCTCCCCGGAGGCCAGGGCGCCTTCTACACGAACGCGCCGTCCATCCAGGATCTCGCCACTCAGACCAAGCAGGCGCTCGGCGGTCAGCCGGTGACCTCCATCGTCGTCGACACGTCGCTGTTCGGCGGGCCGATGTGGCAGCCGAGCTGGGACGAGCACGAGGAGCGCGTCGTCGAGGGCTCGACGCCGTACATGTCTGCCCTGATGGTGGACGGCGACCGGGACAACCCCGGCGCGGTCGAGTCGCCGCGCAGCACCGACCCGACCGGTCGCGCTGTGCAGTACTTCCAGCAGTACCTCGGCACCAACGTCCCGGTGACGTCCGGCTCCGCCCCGGCGGGCGCCCGGCAGCTCGCGGCGGTGCAGTCGCAGCCGGTGACGACCCTGATCGACCAGGCGATGACCTACTCCGACAACACGATCATGGAGGAGCTGGCGCGGCTCGTCGCGATCAAGACCGGCGCGGGCAACACCTTCGACGCCGAGAACGCGGGCGTGCTGGCGGGGCTGAAGGGCTACGGCATCGACACGACCGGCATCCACATCGCCGACGGCTCCGGCCTCAGCGCCGACAACGCGGTGCCGCCGTCGTACCTCACCCAGCTCTTCATCAAGGTGCTCAACCGCCAGAACGGGCTGGGCGTCGTCTACGACGGCCTGCCGGTCTCCGGCCGGACGGGGACGCTCGGGCCGGGCTACAGCCGGTTCACCGGGGCGAACTCGGTCGCGGACGGCTCGGTGCACGCCAAGACCGGCTGGATCAACAACGGCTACACGCTCTCCGGAATCATCGACGCGGCCGACGGCACGCAGCTCACCTTCGCTGTGTACGCGCTCGGCCCGGTGAGCGACAATGCCAAGCAGGCGATCGACACGCTGACGACCGGCTTCTACAAGTGCGGGGACAACCTCACCAACGGGTAG
- a CDS encoding alpha/beta fold hydrolase, producing the protein MRIHVQRHPGADPVLLIHGFATTGALTWESTGWVAALAQAGRGAIVPDLRGHGASDAPHDPAAYSPDLLAEDLVGVLDEQGLDRVDVIGYSMGSWVALALVGLAPQRVRRLVVGGVGTVEQFAHWGVEAVQRAILEGADTLPPDAPLAPLLASLREAPGVDRAALAACAAGMAQHPLPLASAVPTLVVAGDADPVAGDADEAARLLGAELVLLPRRNHITALSARAFKQAALPFLGASVSL; encoded by the coding sequence ATGCGCATCCACGTCCAACGCCATCCCGGGGCCGACCCGGTCCTGCTGATCCACGGCTTCGCGACCACCGGGGCGCTCACCTGGGAGTCGACGGGCTGGGTGGCCGCGCTCGCGCAGGCGGGTCGCGGCGCGATCGTCCCCGATCTCCGTGGCCACGGTGCGAGCGACGCCCCGCACGACCCGGCCGCCTACTCGCCGGACCTGCTCGCGGAGGACCTGGTCGGCGTCCTGGACGAGCAGGGCCTCGACCGCGTCGACGTGATCGGGTACTCGATGGGGAGCTGGGTCGCTTTGGCCCTCGTCGGCCTGGCGCCGCAGCGCGTCCGGCGGCTCGTGGTCGGCGGTGTCGGCACGGTCGAGCAGTTCGCCCACTGGGGCGTGGAGGCCGTGCAGCGGGCGATCCTGGAGGGTGCGGACACGCTGCCGCCGGACGCCCCGCTTGCACCGCTCCTGGCCTCCCTGCGCGAGGCTCCCGGCGTCGACCGCGCGGCGCTCGCGGCCTGCGCGGCGGGCATGGCGCAGCACCCGCTCCCGCTGGCCTCCGCCGTCCCGACCCTGGTGGTCGCCGGCGACGCGGACCCGGTCGCCGGGGATGCCGACGAGGCCGCCCGGCTACTCGGCGCCGAACTGGTGCTGCTGCCGCGCCGCAACCACATCACGGCACTGAGTGCCCGGGCCTTCAAGCAGGCTGCGCTTCCCTTCCTGGGAGCTTCGGTCAGCCTGTAG
- a CDS encoding isochorismatase family protein — MGKALFIIDVQNDFTEGGALGVDGGAAVAAAITEHLRAHADEYAVILASRDWHDRDNDNGGHFATDAEPDFVNTWPVHCVAGTDGAEYHPALDTSRVGYHIRKGQGVPAYSIFEGRTEAGSSVHNLLDEHGIDTVEVVGIATDYCVRASALDALNHGQKVRVLTALVAGVAAESSEAALAELAHAGAELV; from the coding sequence ATGGGCAAGGCGCTGTTCATCATCGACGTGCAGAACGACTTCACCGAGGGCGGCGCTCTCGGCGTGGACGGGGGAGCGGCGGTGGCGGCCGCCATCACCGAGCACCTCCGCGCGCACGCCGACGAGTACGCGGTCATCCTCGCCAGCCGCGACTGGCACGACCGCGACAACGACAACGGCGGCCACTTCGCGACCGACGCCGAGCCGGACTTCGTGAACACCTGGCCCGTGCACTGCGTCGCGGGCACGGACGGCGCGGAGTACCATCCCGCGCTCGACACCTCCCGCGTCGGCTACCACATCCGCAAGGGCCAGGGTGTGCCGGCCTACTCGATCTTCGAGGGCAGGACGGAGGCCGGCTCGTCGGTGCACAACCTCCTGGACGAGCACGGGATCGACACCGTCGAGGTGGTCGGGATCGCGACCGACTACTGCGTGCGGGCCTCCGCGCTCGACGCGCTGAACCACGGCCAGAAGGTGCGGGTGCTGACCGCGCTGGTGGCTGGGGTGGCGGCCGAGTCGTCGGAGGCGGCGCTGGCGGAGCTGGCGCACGCGGGGGCGGAGCTCGTCTAG